A genomic window from Amia ocellicauda isolate fAmiCal2 chromosome 15, fAmiCal2.hap1, whole genome shotgun sequence includes:
- the LOC136711118 gene encoding ras-related protein Rap-1b translates to MMREYKLVVLGSGGVGKSALTVQFVQGIFVEKYDPTIEDSYRKQVEVDGQQCMLEILDTAGTEQFTAMRDLYMKNGQGFALVYSITAQSTFNDLQDLREQILRVKDTDDVPMILVGNKCDLEDERVVGKEQGQNLARQWNNCAFLESSAKSKINVNEIFYDLVRQINRKTPAPGKARKKSNCQLL, encoded by the exons ATGATGCGTGAATACAAGTTAGTAGTCCTTGGTTCAGGAGGTGTTGGCAAATCAGCTTTG ACTGTACAGTTTGTTCAAGGAATTTTTGTTGAAAAATATGATCCCACAATAGAAGACTCGTACAGGAAG CAAGTCGAAGTCGATGGACAGCAATGTATGCTTGAAATCCTGGATACAGCAGGAACG GAACAATTCACAGCAATGAGGGACCTGTACATGAAGAACGGCCAGGGTTTCGCATTAGTATATTCTATAACAGCACAGTCCACGTTTAACGACCTACAGGACTTGAGAGAACAGATCCTGCGAGTCAAAGACACTGATGAT GTGCCGATGATCCTGGTTGGCAACAAGTGTGACTTGGAAGACGAGCGGGTGGTTGGCAAGGAGCAAGGCCAGAACCTGGCCCGACAGTGGAACAACTGCGCCTTCCTAGAGTCATCAGCAAAGTCAAAGATTAATGTTAACGAG ATCTTCTATGACCTGGTTCGACAAATCAACAGGAAAACCCCAGCACCTGGGAAAGCACGCAAAAAGTCTAATTGCCAGCTGCTTTAA